Proteins encoded by one window of Microplitis mediator isolate UGA2020A chromosome 1, iyMicMedi2.1, whole genome shotgun sequence:
- the LOC130665408 gene encoding pyrokinin-1 receptor-like translates to MYQLIEIKCLRLRRSTSDTDDWSFIINDFTNNNTNNDNNNNNTNNSYELSSFDYEEESAICNPVYFLLDLFHKFYIPFIILFGLIGNLLSCIVFLNTHLKMRSSSYYLAALAMTDFSFLIALMFVWFNFRVGWRVFNEDGWCEIIVYVSAVCSSLSVWLTVAFTVERFIAVQYPLHRPYICTVARAKMIIFMLMVMALICHSYAFVTAGVIKSRDGVEDICDLRPEYLELMRVINITDTIASLIVPLISIVVMNTMIMRNFFKFSRRFKQTSLPSTSNQCPSRERSDANLNQIPSGSSSNNGIILGTRKVPSQQSFHSTKNNNSHHSSGIGSATGAGVPNGSGASVGGQPALQQTTTHSTATQPPPVASTSMMRSTYQIPEFTAARCIHIRSSSRNLATTRNQQSITKMLLLISTVFVLLNLPSYAIRLCIFFFTLAGRDRPALLWCLQQFFMLLYYTNFSINFLLYAVCGITFRRCLNQLVQKYLSYITRYLGRRRRNSSSS, encoded by the exons atgtatcaattaatagaaataaaatgtctCCGATTACGTCGGTCGACTTCCGATACCGACGATTGGAGtttcataataaatgattttacaaataataatactaataatgataataataataataatactaataatagtTATGAGTTGTCATCATTTGATTACGAAGAAGAATCAGCGATTTGTAAtccagtatattttttattggatttatttcataaattttatatcccgtttattattttatttggacTTATCGGTAATTTATTGTCCTGTATTGTGTTTTTAAATACACATTTAAAAATGCGAAGCTCAAGTTATTATTTAGCGGCACTAGCGATGACTgactttagttttttaatagCGTTGATGTTTGTCTGGTTTAATTTCCGGGTTGGCTGGAGAGTTTTCAATGAAGACGGCTGGTGTGAAATAATAGTTTACGTGAGTGCTGTTTGTAGTTCACTGAGTGTTTGGTTGACTGTTGCATTTACTGTTGAACGATTTATTGCAGTACAGTATCCACTGCATCGACCGTATATTTGCACGGTCGCGAGAGCAAAAATGATCATTTTTATGCTGATGGTAATGGCTCTTATTTGCCATTCGTACGCGTTTGTTACCGCGGGTGTCATTAAAAGCAGAGACGGAGTCGAGGATATTTGTGATCTGAGACCGGAATATCTGGAGCTGATGAGAGTTATTAATATCACTGATACCATTGCGAGTTTAATTGTTCCTTTGATTTCTATTGTTGTTATGAACACGATGATTATGaggaattttttcaagttcagCAGAAGATTTAAGCAGACGAGTTTGCCCAGTACTTCTAATCAGTGTCCCAGTAGGGAACGTTCTGATGCTAATCTTAATCAGATTCCT aGCGGAAGTAGCAGCAATAACGGTATAATTCTTGGAACAAGAAAAGTTCCGTCACAGCAGTCATTTCATTCaacaaaaaacaataattccCACCATTCATCTGGTATTGGATCTGCCACTGGAGCAGGAGTTCCCAATGGATCTGGGGCAAGTGTGGGTGGACAACCCGCGTTACAGCAGACAACAACCCACTCAACGGCCACACAACCACCACCCGTTGCTTCAACGTCAATGATGCGTAGTACTTATCAAATTCCCGAATTCACTGCGGCTCGATGTATAC ATATTAGATCATCATCGAGAAATTTAGCTACGACAAGAAACCAACAGAGTATTACTAAAAtgctattattaattagtactGTATTCGTATTACTCAATTTACCgag TTACGCTATACgtctgtgtatattttttttcaccctcGCCGGTCGAGACAGGCCAGCATTACTTTGGTGTCTACAGCAATTTTTTATGCTGTTATATTACACTAATTTTAgtattaactttttattatacgCAGTGTGTGGTATCACATTTCGGCGTTGTCTCAATCAATTAGTACAAAAGTACTTGAGCTATATCACGAG ATATCTCGGCAGGCGGCGAAGAAACTCTTCaagttcataa